The Branchiostoma floridae strain S238N-H82 chromosome 10, Bfl_VNyyK, whole genome shotgun sequence genome has a segment encoding these proteins:
- the LOC118423889 gene encoding uncharacterized protein LOC118423889: MHDVLHASNPTTAVRKVMQYDCKDLSQVPAIQWGMKQEEKARQQYLEATLCICKDVKLEEVGLILYKDFPFIGASPDGMRQCSCHGRTVIEIKCPYKYRDIYPAADLCLSDANYCLDKDCKLKTGHRYYTQVQTHMLVTGVSTCDFVVWTNAGMVVVNVPRDQSLLNVMLSTCVQFVKSSLIPEILTHKKQCGDSGVDVTFQEDDDPNKRYCSCQKPAYGRMVKCDNNECESEWFHYKCVGIKRKPRGHWFCPSCQC, from the exons AGTACGGAAGGTCATGCAATATGACTGCAAGGATTTGAGCCAA GTTCCAGCTATACAATGGGGGATGAAACAGGAGGAGAAGGCAAGGCAACAGTACCTGGAAGCTACCTTGTGCATCTGCAAGGATGTGAAATTGGAGGAAGTGGGGCTCATTCTCTACAAGGATTTTCCCTTCATAG GTGCATCTCCTGATGGGATGAGACAGTGTTCATGCCATGGAAGAACTGTGATTGAGATCAAGTGCCCATACAAGTACAGGGACATCTATCCTGCTGCAGATCTGTGTCTATCAGATGCCAACTACTGTTTAGATAAGGATTGTAAGCTAAAGACAGGGCACAGATATTACACCCAAGTCCAGACACATATGCTGGTTACCGGTGTCTCAACATGTGATTTTGTAGTGTGGACTAATGCAGGCATGGTTGTAGTAAATGTTCCAAGGGACCAGTCACtgttaaatgtaatgttgtctACATGTGTCCAGTTTGTAAAGTCCAGTCTTATCCCTGAGATACTGACCCACAAGAAACAGTGTGGAGACTCTGGAGTAGATGTGACTTTCCAGGAAGATGATGACCCAAACAAACGTTACTGTTCTTGTCAGAAACCAGCATATGGTAGGATGGTAAAGTGTGATAACAATGAATGTGAGTCAGAATGGTTCCATTACAAATGTGTTGGCATCAAGAGAAAACCAAGGGGCCATTGGTTCTGTCCCAGTTGTCAATGCTAA